One Polaribacter sp. KT25b DNA segment encodes these proteins:
- a CDS encoding sodium:solute symporter, producing MQPIHIILLIVAYFSVLILISFITGKSANNKTFFKANNSSPWYLVAFGMIGASLSGVTFISVPGWVEAQSMSYMQMVLGYVVGYAVIGLVLLPLYYRLNLTSIYSYLQDRFGNYSYKTGASFFLLSRVIGSAFRLFLVANVLQLLLFDEYGIPFWATVTITILLIWLYTFKGGIKTIVWTDTLQTLFMLIAVGVCIYTISNELHISNIFSYVADNKLSKTFFFDDVNAGNYFWKQFLAGAFISIVMTGLDQDMMQKNLTCRNLKDAQKNMFWFTIVLVIVNFFFLALGILLTDYAQKNGIDAHKDELFPIIATKGTLGLATAIFFLLGLIAAAYSSADSALTALTTSFSIDILEIDKKKKEADQEKIRKKIHILFSFILIGTILIFKYFIADASVIAKIFTFANYTYGPLLGLYAFGLFTKLKIKDKAVPFICITSPFLTYLVSYLCLHYLNFDFGFALLILNGLITFIALSIFKLKKAEA from the coding sequence ATGCAACCAATTCATATAATCCTCTTAATTGTAGCTTATTTTTCTGTATTAATTTTAATTTCTTTTATCACAGGAAAATCAGCAAACAACAAAACTTTTTTTAAAGCAAACAATTCTTCTCCTTGGTATTTAGTAGCTTTTGGTATGATTGGCGCATCGCTTTCTGGCGTAACTTTTATTTCCGTTCCTGGTTGGGTAGAAGCGCAAAGCATGAGTTATATGCAAATGGTTTTGGGGTATGTTGTGGGTTACGCCGTTATTGGTTTAGTATTACTTCCACTCTATTATCGATTGAATTTAACATCAATTTACAGCTATTTACAAGATAGATTTGGAAACTATTCTTATAAAACTGGCGCAAGTTTCTTTTTACTTTCTAGAGTAATTGGCTCTGCTTTTAGGCTTTTTTTAGTAGCAAATGTATTACAATTGTTATTGTTTGATGAATATGGAATTCCTTTTTGGGCTACAGTTACAATTACTATTTTATTAATTTGGCTGTACACTTTTAAAGGCGGAATTAAAACCATTGTTTGGACAGACACTTTGCAAACACTCTTTATGCTAATTGCAGTTGGCGTTTGTATTTATACAATTTCTAATGAATTACATATCTCTAATATTTTCTCTTATGTTGCAGATAATAAACTTTCTAAAACTTTCTTTTTTGATGATGTAAATGCAGGAAATTATTTTTGGAAACAATTTTTAGCAGGTGCATTTATATCAATTGTAATGACAGGTTTAGACCAAGATATGATGCAAAAAAACCTTACTTGTAGAAACTTAAAAGATGCGCAAAAAAACATGTTTTGGTTTACAATTGTGCTCGTAATTGTTAATTTTTTCTTTTTAGCTCTAGGAATTCTTTTAACAGATTACGCTCAAAAAAACGGAATTGACGCTCATAAAGACGAGCTTTTTCCTATTATTGCAACCAAAGGAACACTAGGTTTAGCAACCGCTATTTTCTTTTTATTAGGTTTAATTGCTGCTGCATATTCAAGTGCAGATTCTGCTTTAACTGCTTTAACAACTTCTTTTAGCATTGATATTTTAGAAATTGACAAAAAGAAAAAAGAAGCAGATCAAGAAAAAATTAGAAAGAAAATTCACATATTATTTTCATTTATATTAATAGGCACCATTTTAATTTTCAAATACTTTATTGCTGATGCAAGCGTTATTGCCAAAATATTCACATTTGCAAATTACACCTACGGCCCCTTATTAGGGCTGTATGCTTTTGGTTTATTTACAAAATTGAAAATTAAAGACAAAGCTGTACCTTTTATCTGTATAACATCTCCTTTTTTAACATATTTAGTAAGTTACTTATGTTTACACTATTTAAATTTCGATTTTGGTTTTGCGTTATTAATTTTAAATGGTCTTATTACTTTTATAGCTTTATCGATCTTTAAATTAAAAAAAGCCGAAGCTTAA
- the recR gene encoding recombination mediator RecR: MDFSSKILENAVNEVSRLPGIGKRTALRLVLHLLKQPKENTKYLSEALLHLRNDVKNCEKCFNISDTVLCDICSSPKRNPEIVCVVEDIRDVMAIESTSQFNGLYHVLGGKISPIEGIGPQNLEIDSLIEKVSSGEIKELIFALSSTMEGDTTNFYIYKQIEKFEITTSTIARGIAVGDELEFADEVTLGRSIINRIPFEQSIRS; this comes from the coding sequence ATGGATTTTTCATCAAAAATATTAGAAAATGCAGTAAATGAGGTTTCGCGTTTACCAGGAATAGGAAAACGTACAGCTTTGCGTTTGGTTTTGCATTTATTAAAACAGCCAAAAGAAAATACTAAATATTTATCTGAAGCTCTTTTGCATTTAAGAAATGATGTAAAAAATTGCGAAAAATGTTTTAATATTTCTGATACTGTTTTGTGTGATATTTGTAGTAGCCCAAAAAGAAACCCAGAAATTGTTTGTGTTGTTGAAGATATTAGAGATGTAATGGCTATAGAAAGCACATCGCAATTTAATGGATTGTATCATGTTTTAGGTGGTAAAATTTCGCCAATTGAAGGCATTGGCCCTCAAAATTTAGAGATAGATTCTTTAATTGAAAAAGTTTCTTCTGGTGAAATTAAAGAACTTATTTTTGCTTTAAGTTCTACAATGGAAGGTGATACAACCAATTTTTATATTTATAAACAAATAGAAAAATTCGAAATTACTACAAGTACAATTGCACGTGGAATTGCTGTTGGTGACGAATTAGAATTCGCAGATGAAGTTACTTTAGGGAGATCTATTATAAATAGAATTCCTTTTGAACAAAGTATAAGGAGCTAG
- a CDS encoding CopD family protein, whose protein sequence is MDFLYIKALHIIFVVTWFAGLFYIIRLFIYHIEAEKKPEPAKEILQTQYKLMSKRLWYIITWPSAILASIFGIWMLVKNPYYLEMPWMHVKLTFILALYFYHYSCHRIYSQLQNNIIKYSAFKLRIWNEVATIILFAVVFLVTLKSAINWIWGVVGIILFGVLLMLGIKLYKKIREKNSWEKAEKEVLDRE, encoded by the coding sequence ATGGATTTTTTATACATAAAAGCATTACACATAATTTTTGTAGTAACTTGGTTTGCAGGTTTGTTCTATATAATTCGATTGTTTATTTATCATATAGAAGCTGAGAAAAAACCTGAACCCGCAAAAGAAATTTTACAAACTCAGTATAAATTAATGAGCAAAAGGTTGTGGTATATTATTACTTGGCCTTCTGCAATCTTAGCTAGTATTTTTGGCATTTGGATGCTAGTTAAAAATCCTTATTATTTAGAAATGCCTTGGATGCATGTAAAATTAACGTTCATTTTAGCCTTATATTTTTATCATTATTCTTGTCATCGAATTTACAGCCAACTACAAAACAACATCATTAAATATTCTGCATTTAAACTAAGAATCTGGAACGAAGTTGCAACAATAATTCTTTTTGCAGTTGTTTTTTTAGTAACACTAAAAAGTGCCATTAACTGGATTTGGGGAGTTGTAGGAATTATACTTTTTGGAGTTTTACTAATGCTAGGAATTAAACTCTACAAAAAAATTAGAGAAAAAAATTCTTGGGAAAAAGCAGAGAAAGAGGTTTTAGATCGTGAATAA